In Arcobacter sp. F2176, a single genomic region encodes these proteins:
- a CDS encoding response regulator transcription factor: MKNLKNIKILYIDDEQFIREDAVEYLSFYCDNVYEASDGLDGLEKYKELKPDIIITDIKMPKLNGIEMIKEIRKSDKNTKIIIATAFLETSYLLEAIELGLIKYLVKPIMEDALLPVLESCTDDIIQKSSIFNICGGYKFDILNQTLFLNKEQISLTKKELHFLELLIKNSKRAVKYDEFSSYVWDGYMTEDALRAIVRELRKKISKQSIKNISGIGYQINLIG; this comes from the coding sequence ATGAAGAATTTAAAAAACATAAAAATATTATATATAGATGACGAACAATTTATTAGAGAAGATGCTGTTGAGTATCTTAGTTTTTACTGTGATAATGTATACGAAGCAAGTGACGGATTAGATGGATTAGAGAAGTATAAAGAGCTAAAGCCTGATATTATTATAACAGATATAAAAATGCCAAAATTAAATGGTATTGAGATGATAAAAGAGATACGAAAAAGTGATAAAAATACTAAAATTATCATTGCTACTGCATTTTTAGAAACTTCATATTTACTTGAAGCAATAGAACTTGGACTTATAAAATATCTTGTAAAACCTATAATGGAAGATGCTTTATTACCTGTACTTGAAAGCTGTACAGATGATATTATCCAAAAGTCTTCTATATTTAATATTTGTGGTGGATATAAATTTGACATATTAAACCAAACACTTTTTTTAAATAAAGAACAAATATCACTTACAAAGAAAGAATTACATTTTTTAGAACTATTAATAAAAAACTCTAAACGTGCAGTAAAATATGATGAGTTTAGTAGCTACGTTTGGGATGGATATATGACTGAAGATGCTTTACGTGCTATTGTGCGAGAACTTAGAAAAAAAATTTCTAAACAGAGTATAAAAAATATATCTGGTATTGGATACCAAATTAATTTAATAGGCTAA
- a CDS encoding cytochrome-c peroxidase — protein sequence MYRYLLMLLMFFSTLYSNDPIQPLPKTVKYDREKALLGKKLYFDPILSRDNTISCASCHNLDLAGVDNLQFSYGIKGQKGIINTPTVLNSIFNFRQMWDGRTKTLTHQVQFPITNPLEMGNSFENLIKTLKKKSYYNNTFNALYSNGITKENIGDALEEFQKTLITPSTFDDYLRGNKNAITENQKKGFELFNKKGCVSCHNGINIGGGLYAQFGLTNEAIAKNLINENTDNNSFKNGYNPDLGLYNITKNDFDKFYFKVPTLRNVALTYPYLHNGRIKTLNEAISSIAKAQLGLDLTKEETFLIEEFLKSLSGKVTIIE from the coding sequence ATGTATAGATATTTATTGATGTTATTAATGTTTTTTTCAACTCTTTATTCAAATGATCCTATACAACCACTGCCTAAAACAGTTAAATATGATAGAGAAAAAGCACTTCTTGGTAAAAAACTCTATTTTGACCCAATTTTATCAAGGGATAATACAATATCCTGTGCAAGCTGCCATAACCTTGACCTAGCTGGAGTAGATAACCTTCAATTTTCTTATGGAATAAAAGGGCAAAAAGGAATCATCAATACTCCTACTGTGTTAAATTCAATATTCAACTTTAGACAAATGTGGGATGGAAGAACAAAAACATTAACCCATCAAGTACAATTTCCTATAACCAATCCATTAGAAATGGGAAATAGTTTTGAAAACCTTATTAAAACATTGAAAAAAAAATCTTATTATAACAATACATTTAATGCTCTTTATTCAAATGGAATTACTAAAGAAAATATTGGTGATGCCTTAGAAGAGTTTCAAAAAACACTTATAACTCCAAGTACATTTGATGATTATCTAAGAGGCAATAAAAATGCTATTACTGAAAATCAGAAAAAAGGATTTGAACTTTTTAATAAAAAAGGGTGTGTTTCTTGCCATAATGGTATAAATATAGGCGGTGGTCTTTATGCCCAATTTGGTTTAACAAATGAAGCCATTGCAAAAAACTTGATAAATGAAAATACAGATAATAATTCCTTTAAGAATGGATATAATCCAGACTTAGGTCTTTATAATATAACAAAAAACGATTTTGATAAATTCTATTTTAAAGTACCAACATTAAGAAATGTAGCTCTAACATATCCATATTTACACAATGGTCGGATAAAAACTTTAAATGAAGCTATAAGTTCAATTGCAAAAGCTCAATTGGGCTTAGACCTAACAAAAGAAGAAACTTTTTTAATTGAAGAGTTTTTAAAATCTTTAAGTGGCAAAGTAACAATAATAGAATGA
- a CDS encoding ATP-binding protein, with product MIYTIVVHKKYTQLFFEHNDQINTIIALNNKLNSYILGNSAVNNFDVLNKDIDRSLESIEKLKNDAILTKFQNSYIKALDDLYTKFNKKIIWLERFKARRATNKQTISIILDRSHNELLNFDIQTKNKLNNIRIDILEKIEQNSFYNIDVVKHYDLELDNSFLINFLNKVKALQKSINFQLKYQDIAINHSIDKLLKETKNLLFQQREKAQHSVYISLNILYVLVTIFLILFTLFYRKLQLSQKQLQNLTYQSKLASMGEMIGNIAHQWRQPLTHISYILMNIKTAYEKDKLTPEYFEKKSKLANSQIKYLSDTIDDFRDFFKNTNQKEFFNLSVSIKEVTNLLKDSFKSHNINIEYNLDDAISIKAYRGEFLQVLFNILNNAKDEFIKKELINAKLIIKTYTKKDTIKIEISDNAGGIKNELLEKIFEPYFTTKDKGLGIGLYMSKIIVEKSDARLEVQNIKAGASFIIIFKK from the coding sequence ATGATTTATACAATTGTTGTACATAAAAAATATACGCAACTCTTTTTTGAACACAATGATCAAATAAATACAATTATAGCTCTAAACAATAAACTTAATAGTTATATTTTAGGTAATAGTGCTGTTAATAATTTTGATGTCTTAAATAAAGATATAGATAGAAGTTTAGAATCTATTGAAAAATTAAAAAATGATGCAATACTAACTAAATTTCAAAATTCATATATAAAAGCATTAGATGATTTATATACTAAATTTAATAAAAAAATCATCTGGTTAGAAAGATTCAAAGCAAGAAGAGCAACAAATAAACAAACAATTTCTATTATTTTAGATAGATCACATAATGAGCTTTTAAACTTTGATATTCAGACAAAAAATAAACTCAATAATATAAGAATCGATATATTAGAAAAAATTGAGCAAAATAGTTTTTACAATATTGATGTTGTTAAGCATTATGATCTAGAATTAGATAATAGTTTTTTAATAAATTTTTTAAATAAGGTTAAAGCACTCCAAAAAAGCATTAACTTTCAATTAAAATATCAAGATATTGCTATAAATCATAGTATAGATAAGCTCCTAAAAGAAACTAAGAACTTGCTGTTTCAACAAAGAGAAAAAGCACAACATAGTGTCTATATAAGTTTAAATATATTATATGTACTAGTAACAATATTCTTAATACTTTTTACACTATTTTATAGAAAACTACAACTATCACAAAAACAATTACAAAATCTTACATATCAAAGTAAACTTGCATCAATGGGAGAAATGATAGGTAATATTGCGCACCAATGGAGACAACCACTAACCCATATTTCATATATATTAATGAATATAAAAACTGCATATGAAAAAGATAAGTTAACACCGGAGTACTTTGAAAAAAAATCAAAACTAGCAAACTCTCAAATAAAATATCTCTCAGATACAATTGATGATTTTAGAGACTTTTTCAAAAATACAAATCAAAAAGAATTTTTTAATTTAAGTGTTTCTATAAAAGAGGTGACAAATCTTTTAAAAGATAGTTTTAAATCTCATAATATAAATATTGAGTATAATTTAGATGATGCTATCTCTATAAAAGCTTATAGAGGTGAATTTTTACAAGTGCTTTTTAATATTCTTAATAATGCAAAAGATGAATTTATAAAAAAAGAACTAATAAATGCAAAACTAATAATAAAAACTTATACAAAAAAAGACACCATAAAAATTGAAATAAGCGACAATGCTGGTGGCATAAAAAATGAGCTACTTGAAAAGATATTTGAACCATATTTTACTACAAAAGATAAAGGATTAGGTATTGGGCTTTATATGTCAAAGATTATTGTTGAAAAGAGTGATGCTAGATTAGAAGTTCAAAATATTAAAGCTGGGGCTTCATTTATTATTATATTTAAAAAGTAA
- a CDS encoding cytochrome-c peroxidase, which yields MKKAMVLVTVLFAGVSAFAMSDSELLKKAGDAGLKAIPTSQLEILKLVDNPKNPITDAKIELGKKLYFDPRLSKSGIISCNTCHNLGMGGVDGVGAAVGHKWTPNPAHLNSPTVYNSVLNKAQFWDGRDPHLEAQAQGPIQAGPEMAAPKGLVEKRVLSMPAYVQEFKKAYGDNVKIDFSLITDTIAVFERKLITPSRYDAFLNGNMNALTPSEKEGMTIFIDKGCASCHNDIGLGGTMMPFDAKKYNLNVGGFTGTKDGMVKTPTLRNIEETAPYFHNGNVWSLKQAVKLMGDIQLDMKISDKDTDKIVTFLNALTGVKPDISYPQLPVITEKTPKPDMN from the coding sequence ATGAAAAAAGCTATGGTTTTAGTAACAGTTTTATTTGCAGGAGTAAGTGCTTTTGCAATGTCAGATTCAGAACTTTTAAAAAAAGCTGGCGATGCTGGTCTTAAAGCAATCCCAACTAGTCAATTAGAAATATTAAAACTTGTGGATAACCCAAAAAATCCAATTACAGATGCAAAAATTGAGCTTGGTAAAAAACTTTATTTTGATCCAAGACTTTCAAAAAGTGGAATTATTTCATGTAATACATGTCATAACTTAGGAATGGGTGGAGTTGATGGTGTAGGTGCAGCAGTAGGTCATAAATGGACTCCAAATCCAGCACACTTAAATTCACCAACTGTTTATAACTCAGTATTAAATAAAGCACAATTTTGGGACGGAAGAGATCCTCACTTAGAAGCTCAAGCACAAGGACCTATTCAAGCAGGTCCAGAAATGGCTGCGCCAAAAGGTTTAGTTGAAAAAAGAGTTCTTTCTATGCCTGCATATGTACAAGAGTTCAAAAAAGCTTATGGAGATAATGTAAAAATTGATTTTTCACTAATTACTGACACTATTGCAGTATTTGAAAGAAAATTAATTACTCCTTCAAGATATGATGCATTTTTAAATGGAAATATGAATGCTTTAACTCCAAGTGAAAAAGAAGGCATGACTATATTTATTGACAAAGGATGTGCTTCTTGTCACAATGATATTGGTCTTGGTGGAACTATGATGCCATTTGATGCTAAAAAATATAATCTTAATGTAGGTGGATTTACTGGTACAAAAGATGGCATGGTTAAAACTCCAACACTAAGAAATATTGAAGAAACTGCTCCATATTTCCATAATGGAAATGTATGGTCTTTAAAACAAGCAGTAAAATTAATGGGTGATATTCAACTTGATATGAAAATCTCTGATAAAGATACTGATAAGATTGTAACTTTTTT